The Vibrio tritonius genomic sequence CGGGCTTTAAGAGCACTTGTGCCCAATAGTGATACGACTTCGGCGCTAGGGGCGCTCAATGGTGATGATGTTAATTTGAAAGTAGGGCATTTGAATCGAATATTGATCGTAGAAGACAATCTTATGAACCAAAAGATTGCCAGTTTCTTTCTCGAAAAAGCTGGGTTGGATTATGTGATTGTCAGCAACGGTCAGGAGGCTGTCGATATTATTACCCAAGGCGGTGTATTTTGTGCTGTTTTAATGGATTGTATGATGCCTGTGATGGATGGCCTTTCTGCGACGCGCAAAATTCGCCAATGGGAAAAAATCGAGAAACAACGGCGCTTGCCGATCATCGCATTGACTGCCAGCGTATTGGATGAAGATATTGCTAACTGTTTTGATGCGGGGATGGATGCTTATCTACCCAAACCGTACAAATCTCAGCAACTCTTTGATGTTCTAAATGAACTGAATGTATTTGAACAGAGCTAATGGCAAAAGCAAATCGAGAGCTGAGTTACGCTGTCTTCTTATCAAGCGGGTATTGATGCACTAATTGGTAAAAGCTATCGGCGGGCAGCGGTGGAGAGCATAAATAACCTTGGTATAGATCGCACTGCTCTTGATGTAGTAAGGCAAGCTGTGCTTGTGAGTTGACGCCTTCAGCGATCACTTTTTTGTCTAAGTTGTGACCTAGCTGAATGATGGTGCGTAATATCATGTGGCTGTCTTTGTCGTGTACGCACTCATCGATAAATGACTTATCAATTTTGATCATGTCGATGGGCAACTGCTTGAGGTAGTTCAATGAGGAGTAGGCGGTCCCAAAATCATCGATCGCAATTTGTACGCCCATTGCACGTAATTTCTGACAGGTATCTGTTACACGCGACAGTTCCGTCATTAACGTGGTTTCTGTAATCTCTAGCTGTAATAGTTGTGGCGGCAATTGGTACGTTTTTAATGCATTGGTAACCACATCAATGATGTCATCATAGAGAAACTGGATGGTCGAAACATTGACTGCAATGCACACTTGACGCCCTTCCTCAAACCAGGCCTTCGCTTGTTGACAGGCGGTATAAATCACCCAACGTCCAATCGGAATGATTTGCTGGCTTTTTTCTGCCACATTAACGAACTCATCGGGCGTGATCATGCCTAATTGTGGGTGCAACCAGCGGATCAATGCCTCAGCGTGTTCAATACGATTGGTTTTTATGTCCACTTTCGGTTGGTAATAAAGCGATAGCTGCTTTTTGTTGAGTACAAAAGCGAGTTCTTGCTCGATTTTATGATGGCGAATCATCTCTTCATCGAGCCGTTGATCGTACCATTGAATACGGTTTTTCCCTTTCAGTTTGGCGCGGTACATTGCCACGTCGGCATTTCGATACCAAAGGTCAACCTGCTGGCCAGCATCGCTATACAGGGCAATGCCAATGCTGACTGTGGTGAAATAGCTACCGTTTGCAACGCGATACTCTTGCTGACAGTGTGTGACCATCTCTTGTACCAGTGGTAACAGTTGGGCACGATTAAGGTCATCACCATGGAGGACTAACGCAAATTCATCACCGCTAAGACGATAAACATCGCTTGGGCTATTGTTGCTCTTGTTCGTATTGTTCTTAAGAGAAAATTGTTTTAAACGACAAGTGAGCTTAGTTAATAGTTGATCACCAGCAACATGGCCTAAGCTGTCGTTAATGCGCTTAAAGTTATCAATATCTAACACCAATAAGGCGTAATCTCCGCGCAGGTTTTGATCTGTATCGATATTTTCTAGTAGCTCAGTAAAGGCTTTACGATTGCCAACGCCCGTCAAAAAGTCGGTCATACTTTCTCGACGAAACTTTTCAATTTGGGCATACAGGCGGTGGCGATAGGAGAGACTCAACGTGGCAAACGAAGTAATGATGATCAATTCTAATGCATCTTCCCAAAATGGCCGTGTTGATAATGTAACGCTTTGAGGAAAACAGGCCGTCAAAACGGCTAATGAACTGACGATTGGCCATGCAAAGCCGCGTAGCAAAAGAAGATAACAAAGTGGCACAAGAAAATAGGTATCGGAGATAGGTAGATGTTGATTGGGATGTGCTAGAGGACTAACGATTAAGACACAAAGTGATACAAAAGCACATGCTTGACGCAATCGGTGACGCTGAGTTAGCCAGCCCAATGTCATTAACAGCCCAAACGTTAAACTAAAATAGGCTAATCGTTGATGTCCTAATTGAAGATGATCAACGAATAAGGAATGCGTAATGAGAGACAAACCCAGCAAGTAGAGGATAGGCGTAATTGCCTTGAGCAAAATAGGGTGGCGATGCTGGGGAAAGAGGGCCATGTAACATCCTAACGGGTAAAGGAGGCGTAAACAGCACGCCTCTTGTTTAAACCCCAGTCTAGACGTTATGAACTGAAAAAAAGAGCCCTTGTTGATGAATAACTCGGCATAAGGGCGTTCTTTTTAACAGGATCTCACAAATAAGACGCTATTCGCCGACAGAAGGGACATTAGTGAAGGCAACTAGCTCTGATGGTGGTAGCCAGTTAACTTTCACTCCTGCCTGTAAAAACATCTCTTGGCTTACTTTGATTTTGTCTCCCCAACGAGATAAAAATTCTTCATTCTGTTCGGGGCAGTGCACTGCTGCAATCCCAGTTTGAATGATTTTTGCAGCGCAGTTAGGACAAGGAAAGTGAGTGACATAAATTTCACAGCCATCTAAATCACGTTTAGCAAACAGGATGGCATTTTCCTCAGCATGCAATGTTTTGAGGTATTTCATATCACGGTCGTCTGTATTGGCACTGTCTGAAATGCCATGTGGATAACCGTTGAAGCCCACTGAAACAATGCGGTTTTGTTTGACAATGACAGCGCCAACTTGTGTCGATGGATCTTTACTCCAAGAGCTAACAAGTTCTGCCATTTGGTAAAAGCGTTGTGCCCATTTTGAAATCATATTTTGGTTCCTTAACAAATGTCGCAGTGAGTGTGGTTAACTCATTTATACAACATCACCAGCCAAAGCGGTTTCTGTCATGTTTTCTATTTAATAGAAGCGTAGACGTTACTTTATCAGTAAGTCACGCCTGTATTTGGTTTCTTAACGATAAGCGCTTCGCCATTCGTTGTGAAATTATTCTTTATATAACCTAGGAAAACCAGCATTTTTATGCTGTTAGGCCCTCTATAAAGCACATTTGGTGGGTTTTTACGCACAATGTCAGGTCAAAATTGCACTAGTTTGGTGAAAAATGGCAATTTGTCCATGGTTCGTGTAAGAGATCTCTTACAAGGTGCGTAGGAAAATGAGTTATTTTACGCGTGATATGTGCCGATGAAGAAATCTAATATATTGTTTTATCGTAATTAATTGCCTTTGCTTTGTCTTGGTGCAGTGAGGTTTTTGTTTGTCTGGGTTGTGTCATAATACTTATGGGGTATTCTGTATTCATCGGCAGGACGCTGATACGGAACAGGAAAGACCCAGGGATTGGTCATCTTCAGGAAGAAGATTCGGCATTTCAGGATGAAAGGTCGGCAAGGAACGCAAATACACAGTCGAACACGTTTAGCCAGAATGGTTATTACTTTTTGAGATTGTGGACTTTTAAGGATAAAAGGCGCGTCTGCTAGGATGGCAGAGACATGGACACCGCTAGGATGGCGATGAAATGGAATGCGCTGAAGGATTCAGCAAACTATCAGGGATTGGATGCAGGGAGCACCTTTCGTAGCGGGATTGCTGCAAGTAAGAACTACCCCCACCAAGTGTCAGCTTGGTGGGGTTTTTCTTGTCTGCGTGTTTGTTATTAAAGCAACAAGAACGTGTGTTATACCAACTGTGGTCATTTATTTACCATTCGTGCTCGCTAATGTGGTGATCACCGCGCAATAGTTTTTTCATTCGAATAAATAGTGAAAGCTAAGCTACTCCTTGTTTTGATTGCTTTTTCTATCAAATTTTAATCCGATAATGGGTTAGAAGGGCCTTCGATGGTTACACGCTGTTACTACTTTATGGTTACACCTGTTGCCAGCTACCATGACTCTTGTTAATGTGCTGGCATTCTGTCTGCTGTCATCTGTGACAGAGCCTTTCATCCTATCGGTGGTTATGTGGAAAAAACATCTTATTTTTTGATTCGGATTTTGAAGGAATTCCCAGAATCAGAAATTTCTATTGGCTCATTGCTTGAGCTGCTTAAGCGCCGCTCTTATGGCGCCTTACTTATTCTGCTGAGCTTGATAGGTTTGATTCCAGGTATCTCTTTTCTTGCTGGGTTCGCCATTTTTTGGCTAGGCCTGCAAATGGCCCTGGGTTTTACCGCGCCTCGTTTGCCTGCGTTTGCTCGTAAGCGTTACTTAGATCAGCAAAAAACACTGCATTTTATTGAAGAGCTTCAACCTTGGTTACAGCGATTAGAAAAATACGTTAAGCCGCGTTGGGAGCCATTATGCGGTTCAATGATTCGCCGTATGATCGGCGGACTCATTTGTGTGTTGGCGTTAGTATCGGTATTACCTCTGCCTTTTGTGAACTTCGCCCCTAACTTTGCTGTGATTTGTTTGTCACTTGGCATTATTGAAAAAGATGGCGTGTGTATATTAGCCGGTACGGTAATGAGCGCGATTGCCATTTGGATTGGGTATCTATTGGTACGTGTGGCGTTCCACTCGTTAATGTTGGTATTATGATGTTTTCACACTTATCAGAGAGTTAAATAATGGAAGCTCAAGTCAAATGGGTTGAGGGATTTAAATTCCTTGGCCACTCAAATTCAGGTCACTCTGTCGTTATGGACGGTAGTGGCGGTGCCACAGCGCCAAGCCCAATGGAAATGGTGATGATGGCTGCTGGTGGTTGTAGCTCTGTTGATGTGGTGGATGGCTTGAAAAGCGCGAATCAAAAAGTCACGTCATGTAATGCTCGTATTACAGCAGAGCGTCGTGAAGCTGCACCTCGTTTGTTTACTAAAATCAACATTCACTTTGAAGTGGCTGGTGAAAATCTAGATCAAGACGTTGTAGCAAAAGTTACCGCTGATTCGTTAGAAAAGTACTGCTCAGTTTGTCTTATGCTAGGCAAAGGGGTGGAAATGACCCACAGTTGGGAAATCATCGCTTAGTTATTGATACGTTATGAATCTTAAAACCGAGCTATTATGCTCGGTTTTTTTACGGTTAATATTCTGCATTTTTATGTGTTAAGTTGCTTAAATAATCAAACGCTAAATCAAGCTGAGTCATTGCTTCCAAATCTCTTATCACTGTATTCGTAAGCGTGAAATAGCCCACTTTTTCCTGAGAAAAAACTCAGTAGCCTGTCCCAAATAGGGTGAATTGAGCAGTAGAAGGCGAACGAATGAGTGAGTTAGAGAAAATGTTACGTGGTGAAGAGTTTGATGGATCTTCACCGGAGATAGAGCAACTGCGAATCGATACTGCCGCATTGAAGTTGGAGATGAATCAATCGATCGATTCCGATCAACGTTACGCATTGCAGCAGCGTCTTTTCCATGCCATAGGCGAATCGAGTATGGTGCAACCGCCTTTTCACTGTGAATTTGGTCAAACCATTTCTATAGGTCATCATACCTTCCTCAACATGAACGTTACCATGCTAGATGGCGCACCAATTACCATTGGTAATCATGTGTTGGTGGGGCCTAACTGTCAGTTTTATACACCCACACATTCGTTGGACTATCGTGAACGAAAGCATTGGGAAGTGGTATGCCAACCGATCACGGTGGAAGATGACGTGTGGATTGGTGGCAGTGTGGTGATTACCCAAGGCGTTACCATTGGGGCACGCTCTGTGATTGCCGCAAACTCGGTGGTTACCAGTGATGTGCCTAGTGATTGCCTATATGCCGGTAGCCCAGCACGCTTTATTAAATCGTTGAACGATTAGATAAGCTCTTCTTTCTTGTAACAAATTGGTTTAGATTACTTTCTTTCCCATGAGTTCGGGTAGGGGTTCTAGGTTGCAACATACTGGCTTAAAGAATAAATACACTTGGTTTGGCGTCGCTGCCATTATGCTGTGGGCGTGTTCTGTTGGATTAACTCGCAGCGTCACAGAATTGCTTTCTCCGATTGGTGGCGCGGCCATGATGTATTCTGTGAGTACGTTGTTTTTGTGGTTAGTGTTTGGTTTTCCGCGTATTAGTTTGAAATCGCTACGTTATTTTGTCATCGGTGGCATTTTGTTTGCCGCGTACGAGATATGCATTTCTTTAGCCGTTGGGTTATCCCATTCTCGCCATCAGGCCATGGAAATGGCGGTAGTGAATTATTTGTGGCCAGCACTCACGGTGTTGCTGACGGTTTTTGTTCAGCGCAAAAGAAACAGCGTTTGGCTTTATGTCGGGGTACTTATTGCATTTAGCGGCGTGGTTTGGTGCCTGTTTAATGGTGAAGCTTGGTCGCTAGAGGTGCTTTCCGCCAATGTCGCAGATAACCCCCTTACATATGGATTGGCGTTGTTTGGGGCGGTTATTTGGGCGCTGTATTGCACATTAACGCAGAGTTGGTCTGATGGTGAAAATGGTATTACGCTTTTTTTTGCTCTCACAGCACTGACATTGTGGGGACAATATGGCTTAAGCGATGAACCAGCTCTGGCGTTTTCTTACACTAGCATCGGTTATTTATTGGCTTCGGCTGCGGTGATGGGCAGTGGCTACGGTTTGTGGAACTTAGCGATTTTACGCGGCGACATGATGTTGCTTGCTACGTTATCCTATTTTACCCCAGTGTTTGCGACGCTATTTTCGTCTCTTATTTTAGGCATTGTGCTTGATTGGTCATTCTGGCAAGGCGTTGCTATGGTGAGTCTGGGCTCTTTAATTTGCTGGTGGGTGACTCGAGATAAGCCTCAGTCTCTCGCTACTGTATCGACATGATGATTGAAAACAAAAAAGGATGCATGGTTGAGATATGCATCCTTTCATTTAGGCTTGCGCTTCATGGGTCAAAATCATGCCACATTAAGGGTAAGCTGAAGTTCAAAAGGCAGTTTAGAGAGCCTTTTCTGTAACATCTTACGCGTAGTTTCAATATCGTTCATGGCGATCACATCATGATCATCAGCGACAATATCGATATCAACCCACAGTTCACGGCCAATTTTTGTTACACCAGCCAACTCTAACACTTGTTCTGATTCACGATTGGCTGCCAAAATGCCTTGGTCTACGCTTTTACAAATCTCTTTGTCCGGAGCCATTAGTAGGATTTCGCGCATTGAAGATTTAAGCATAGTTAGGGGTACTTTAACAAAGTAGAACCCCATCATGAGCATTAAACTTGAATCCACGTAAACGGCGTAATGGGCATAAGGTGTTAAAGTCATTAACCAAGCAATTACGAATGCGACTGTGATAACCATACTCAGCATGGTATCCATTTGCCATTGCTTGACCTCGGCGACGATCAGGCCTGATGAATATTTGCGGTTCATACGGCTTATCTGCCACCAAGCATAACCACAACCTAAGACGTTAATCACACCGAATATGGTGGCAATCGAGGCATCGACAGCATGACCACCGTTGAATAAATCAACGACTGATGAGTACAGTGAATACCCAACCACCATCAAGATCACAAGACCTTTAATCGCGATAACCAGAGGTTCAAGTACAGCTCGACCAAATGGAAAACGGTGGTCCGATGGTTTTTCTAAATATTTCGCTACAGTCAGCGACAATAATGTTAACAGTAAACTGACTGAAGAGTAGATACCGTCAAAGGCAATAACGAGTGACCCTACCAGTAGACCGACGACCAGTCCTCCACCAGCAAAGGCTGATGAAATGATGGCTGATATGGTCAGAACTCGCTTTTCGTTACGACTGGTTTGAGTACACATGGAAGTTTACCTAGTAAAAAGATACTTCCAATTTTGGCTGCAATAGAAAGTTTTACAATCTAAAAATGAAACGTCAATTGGCTAATAAATAGACAGCGTAAGTAATGTCTATATTTATCATATGGTTAAATATCAATCTTAGCGCCAATAAAGTTGGCGCTGAGTGATGTTGTTTGTCTAGAAATCAAATAAATAATCGCTTAGTTTGTCTGCAACGAGAGACATGGCTGGTGATTCATTAATGCCTGCGGGGCTAAATACACAATAATCTTCTTGAGTGAGACCATACGTGTGTTTGATTACGGTGAGGTCTTGTTCGCGCAGATACTGGCGAATAAGTGGTTCTGGTAGCACACCCCAAGCGTTATCGGTCAAAATGGTATTGAGAATATATTCGAAGCTGGAGAAGCCGATATAACGGCGAGAAAAGGGCTCTAGGCTAGGGTTGTCTTTATCGGTTAGATAGACCATGACGGCTTGCTTGGCTTTGCGCAGCTCTTCATCAGAAACCCGTTTCGATTTTGCTAATGGATGTGACGAACGACAGACCGACATCATGCGGATCTTACCCAAGGGTTGATACGTGATACGAGGGTCATCAAGTCGTTCATAATCGACGCCAAACGCGAAGTCCACTTGTGCTGTGGCGACCAAGTTCGCCAAGTCACCACTGGAAGCCAGCACCAAATTAAACGAGGTATTGGGGAAGAGAGTATTCAACTGGTGCGCCATCTCATGCCATAAGGTATCTGGCAAGGAGTCGTCTCGAGCGATCCACACTTCTGCGGCAAATTCGGCAGACACTTCAGAACAGGTATGTTTGACACGCCGTGCCGTGATCATGATGTTCTCACAATCTTTATATATTGCTTTGCCAGCTTCGGAAAGAGAGACTTGATTTCCCGTACGGGTAAATAGTTCAACACCTAACTCTTTTTCTAACGCTTTCAACGCCATACTGAGTTTAGTTCGGTTAGCTTCAAGTTGGCGTGCAGCTTCCGAGACGGAGCCGGTATTCGCGATGGCACAGAAGGCTTCTATTTGGGCTAAGTTCATGCGGCAATCACACAGTTATACATTGGCAAATCATAAACAATTTTACTCAGTTTGACTATTTGCTGTAATTATCGCCAATCGAGAGAAAATTGCTTAATTGGCTTCAAGAAACGCTCGTAACTCGGTGAACTTTCTTTCATTTTGGTTTACTCTTGGCACTATTGTCCGAATACAAAGAAGTAAGACGGAGGCCATAATGGCGCAGAACTGGGATGAATACGCAGCAGACTGGGAGAAAGATGAATCGACCACTGCTTTTGCTCATAATGTGTTTCAACAGCTACGAGCATTTACGGACTTAACTGACAAGCACATCTTAGACTTTGGCTGTGGTACAGGCTTGCTCACCCAATTGATGTCACCATTGGCAAAAGACATTGTCGCCCTAGATAGCTCTGAGGCTATGATTGAAGAACTCGATAAAAAAGAGTTGGATAATGTCGAACCCGTGGTGGATGCGTTAACTCGAGGTTTAGTGGCACAACATCCAGCGTTTCGTAAGCAGTTTGATGTGGTTGTTGCTTCTTCAGTGTGTGCGTACGTGAGCGATTTACAACAATCGTTGGACATCGTGTATAGCGTATTAGATGTTGGTGGCGTATTTGTACATTGGGATTGGTTAGCGCAGAACAGCGATAGTGAATCTGGACTTACTCGTGATGAAATCACCAATGCACTAACGAAAGCTGGGTTTGATTTTGTGGAAGCAAAAGAGGTCTTCTCTATTCAAACGTCTAATGGGCTTATCCCTGTCATTATGGGGATTGGTCGTAAGTAATCACGCGTCTTACTTCATTTTTAGAATTAATTGCTTAAGCATTTCCATACTGTAAATTGAGTGTTTACATAATTTCACTGTTGAGTATGGGGGAGTTCACTTATACTCCTCGCGTCAACAGAATGAATGTGGTCAATTGGATTTGACGTTAAATTCATCACTAACAACTGGTTAGAAAACGGCTTTATAAAAACTATAAGTAAAACAAAAAGGGTTAGCATGAGCTAACCCTTTTTGTATTCTGAGGGAGTATAGGAATACTTAGTAAGTCACCAAATCTTGATTCGATAATTGGCTGGATAGCCATTTTATCGCTTGGTTGTTCATATTCGAGGTATTCCAAACCAAACTGTACGCGACCGTGCCATAGTCAAAAGGGAGTGGTTTTCTGATCAGTCCTTGGGTTTTGCTCGATGCGTCAGCCCAGAGTTCTGAACAGGTAAACAATAAGTCGGTGTGATGGCAAAGGTCGGCCGCAGAGCCAAAATCGCTGGTAATGACTTTGATCGTGCGCGAGGTATGGTGTTGAGTGAGATATTTTTCGAAATAGGGATCGCTCAATTCATGATCGGAAATATCAATGTGAGCGTATTGAAGATAATTGTCGACCGTTAACTCCTTATCTGCTAAAGGATGATTTGGGCGCATCAAACATATCATTTTGTCGTAATCAATGACTTGCCATCCTAAGTCGAGCGCTGAAGTGTGTGGTTGACTGATGTCGTGAGGCAGTATGACAAAGTCGACCGCTCCATTGAGTAATGAATCGAAACCATGCCGCTCTTTCGCATGAACAGTTAGTACCATGTCATCAGCACATTGTTCAATGATATGAGCGAGACGTTTTGAGTAAAGTTCGAACGTACTTTCTCGCATCGATATTTGGTAATTCCCCCGATATTCTTTGGGGTCGAACCCAGCTTGATGAATCAGACCATTCATACTCGATAAAATATGGTGGATTGTGGGAGAGATTTGTAAGGCGAATGCGGTTGGAATCAGTTGGTTACCATCACGAAAGAACAGTTCATCAGCTAATAGTTCACGTAGCTGTGCTAAAATTTTACTGATATTCGATGGGCTTACGCATAGTCGCTTGGCGGTTTGAGTCACACTACGGGTACTTAACATGACGTGAAGTGCGGTTAAGTGTTTGAGGCTAAATCGGGAAAGCTGAACGTAATCCATAAAACCTGCTTTATTGAATAGAGAAACCAGAATATAACATTAGGTTCATAAACTTGACCATCTTAAAAACTGTTTTCTCATTAAAATCTAGTTTAATTGAGTGAAAAGTCGCACTTTAGCCTCTTCAATGCTTTGTGGATTAGCAATCGCATGCAAATTGCTGATGGTTTTTTGGTGTAACGCTTGCTTTAGCGCTTTTTCAACCAACTTACCTGAGTGAGTTCTGGGAATGTCATCAACAGCGATAATGTAGGCAGGGACATGACGAGGAGAGCAGTGGGTTTTAAGGTGTTTCCTAATCTCTGCTTGAAATTCGCTGGTTAACGAGGCGTCGTTAGCTAACTGAATAAATAGGACAATGGATTCGTCGTTATTTTGCTGGTAGCCAACCGCAATCGAATCAAGTACGCCAGGCAATGAATTTACGTGCCGATAGATTTCTGCCGTGCCGATTCTTACTCCTCCCGGATTGAGCATGGTATCGCTACGACCAAGGAAACGCCAACCTTGGTGAGGTGTTGCTTCAATTTCATCACCGTGATGCCAAACGCCCGCAAATTTGTGCCAATAAGCAGAATAGTACTGTGTACCATCGTCTTGCCAAAAGCCGAGAGGTTGGTTGGGAAAACTATTGCAACACACCAACTCGCCAGATTGCGCAGTGGTTGCTTGACCTTGCTCATTAAATGCCGCGATTTCCATTCCTAACGCACTGCTTTGACATTCGCCGCGATACACTGGCAGGGTTGGTACACCCAACACAAAGCAGCCGCATATATCAGTACCACCGGAGATAGAGGCCAGATGCACATCGCTTTTAATGTGTTGATAGACAAAGTCGAACTGTTCGGCATAGAGGGGCGAACCGGTTGAGCAAAGCGTGTTTAAATGTTTCAGCGTGTAGTAGTCAGAAGGAGAAAAATGGCGATTTTCTAGTTCAGCTAAATATCGAGCAGAGGTGCCAAATAAGGTGGTTTGCGTCTCTTCTGCCAATTGCCAAAGCACTTGTGGCTGCGGGTAAAAAGGGTGGCCATCGTAAATGATCAATGTTGCTCCACTGGCTAAAGCAGAAACATGCCAGTTCCACATCATCCAGCCGCAAGTCGTGAAATAAAAGACCCTGTCTTTAGGGTGTATATCACAATGTAGCTGATGTTCTTTTAAGTGGTTTAGTAAAGTGCCACCAACCGAATGAACAATGCACTTGGGTTGACCAGTTGTGCCAGATGAATACAAAATGAAAAGTGGGTCGTTGAATGCAACGCGACAATATTCAACTCCCCGAGCTTGGTAGCTTTTTAGTATGGCTTGCCAGTCGGAGAAAGAGTCGTTAAACGCATCACTAGTATTACGTTGTTGTAAATACTCAATTTGGCAGGTGTTAGTCAGTTGCGGTAATTTCGCTGCAATAGCTGCATTATTCGCTTCTAATCTGTGGGTTTTCCCGTTAAATGTGTAGCCGTTACAGCAGAATAGGATTTTAGGTGATACTTGACTAAAACGTTCCAGAACACTGTCGATGCCAAAATCGGGAGAAATGGAGGTCCAAATGGCACCTAAGCTGGTGGTTGCGAGCATGGCGACCACAGACTCTGCAATATAAGGTAAGTAACCCGCCACTACATCCCCGGCACCAACTCCATTTTGTTCTAGCCATTGTTGCACGATGGATACTTGATCTGACAATTGTTGCCACGTCAGTTTTTTGGTATGCCCGTTTTCATTACGGCACCATAGCGCGACTCCTTCTGGATTTTGATACGCATAGGAGAGGCAGTTCTCTGCATAATTGAGCTCTGCTTGTGGAAACCATTTCGTGTCGGCGGCAGCATAGAAAGGTCTACCTGAAACAATCCCTTCGCCTGTAACACATTGCCCCTGTGAGCCTATTACATCGCAGTAGTTCCATAACTCTATCCAAAAGGAGCGGCTTTCATCGATAGACCAACGATGAAGTTCTTCATAAGTAGCGAAAAATTTATTTTGGCGAGCTAGGTGATCTGTAAAGCCAGAGATGAGTGAAGTACTGATGCGCTCTTGGCTTGGATGCCAAATAGGACCAAAGTCTGCCATAGCTTTCCTTGCGATGTGTAAAAACCAATAGGTAAAGTGTTGTTGGCACAGTAACCGTTGTCAAACAGCACTGTTCTACTTCGTGTGCTGGTTAAGAATCTTTGCTTGTAACATTATTTTTACAACAGAACGCAGTGTGAAATTACTAATAAAGATGTTAATAGCAAGCATGCAGATTATGGTTAAATGAGTGGGCCAGAAGGAGACACGCGATGAGCGAATACCATTCAAAACCGCTTGATGCCTTTGGTAACTTAGCGTGGGATGACGACGAACACGATGTTTGGCAACGTTTAATCGAACGCCAGTCACATTGCGTTGAAGGGCGTGCCTGTAAGGCATACTTACAGGGATTAGAAAGGCTTGGATTGTCGCACCAATATGCACCTCAACTTAGTGATATTAACCCAGTGCTACAGGAAACAACGGGTTGGCAAGTCACACCTGTACCTGCACTGATTAACTTCGAGCGTTTTTTTACGCTACTGGCACATAAACAGTTTCCTATTGCGACATTCTTACGTCGCAAGGAAGATCTCGATTACTTGCAAGAACCCGACTTTTTTCATGAGGTGTTCGGCCATTGCGCTATGCTCACCAATCCTAAATTTGCACAGCTAACGCATTTGTTTGGTCAGTTAGGTTTAGCGATGCCAGAATCAGATCGAGTTTATCTCGCTAGGCTATACTGGTTTACGGTGGAGTTCGGTTTGATAAAAGAAGAAGATGAATTTCGGATTTTTGGCGGCGGCATTCTTTCTTCCCCAGGTGAAACACTACGGGCTCTGGAAAGTGCTGAAGTACGTCGTGAGCCATTCCATCTACTCAACGTACTGAGAACATCCTATCGAATTGATGAGATGCAACCTTTGTATTACTACCTCAATGATTTTTCACAATTATTTCGACTGTTGAGTGACGATTTGTCATCCAATATAGAGCAAGCAAAATCACTGGGTATGTTGACAGTGAGTGACTTAATCAAGGAGAACGAAAAT encodes the following:
- a CDS encoding sugar O-acetyltransferase: MSELEKMLRGEEFDGSSPEIEQLRIDTAALKLEMNQSIDSDQRYALQQRLFHAIGESSMVQPPFHCEFGQTISIGHHTFLNMNVTMLDGAPITIGNHVLVGPNCQFYTPTHSLDYRERKHWEVVCQPITVEDDVWIGGSVVITQGVTIGARSVIAANSVVTSDVPSDCLYAGSPARFIKSLND
- a CDS encoding OsmC family protein, yielding MEAQVKWVEGFKFLGHSNSGHSVVMDGSGGATAPSPMEMVMMAAGGCSSVDVVDGLKSANQKVTSCNARITAERREAAPRLFTKINIHFEVAGENLDQDVVAKVTADSLEKYCSVCLMLGKGVEMTHSWEIIA
- a CDS encoding exopolysaccharide biosynthesis protein, with protein sequence MEKTSYFLIRILKEFPESEISIGSLLELLKRRSYGALLILLSLIGLIPGISFLAGFAIFWLGLQMALGFTAPRLPAFARKRYLDQQKTLHFIEELQPWLQRLEKYVKPRWEPLCGSMIRRMIGGLICVLALVSVLPLPFVNFAPNFAVICLSLGIIEKDGVCILAGTVMSAIAIWIGYLLVRVAFHSLMLVL
- the yddG gene encoding aromatic amino acid DMT transporter YddG, which gives rise to MQHTGLKNKYTWFGVAAIMLWACSVGLTRSVTELLSPIGGAAMMYSVSTLFLWLVFGFPRISLKSLRYFVIGGILFAAYEICISLAVGLSHSRHQAMEMAVVNYLWPALTVLLTVFVQRKRNSVWLYVGVLIAFSGVVWCLFNGEAWSLEVLSANVADNPLTYGLALFGAVIWALYCTLTQSWSDGENGITLFFALTALTLWGQYGLSDEPALAFSYTSIGYLLASAAVMGSGYGLWNLAILRGDMMLLATLSYFTPVFATLFSSLILGIVLDWSFWQGVAMVSLGSLICWWVTRDKPQSLATVST
- a CDS encoding dCMP deaminase family protein, coding for MISKWAQRFYQMAELVSSWSKDPSTQVGAVIVKQNRIVSVGFNGYPHGISDSANTDDRDMKYLKTLHAEENAILFAKRDLDGCEIYVTHFPCPNCAAKIIQTGIAAVHCPEQNEEFLSRWGDKIKVSQEMFLQAGVKVNWLPPSELVAFTNVPSVGE
- a CDS encoding putative bifunctional diguanylate cyclase/phosphodiesterase encodes the protein MALFPQHRHPILLKAITPILYLLGLSLITHSLFVDHLQLGHQRLAYFSLTFGLLMTLGWLTQRHRLRQACAFVSLCVLIVSPLAHPNQHLPISDTYFLVPLCYLLLLRGFAWPIVSSLAVLTACFPQSVTLSTRPFWEDALELIIITSFATLSLSYRHRLYAQIEKFRRESMTDFLTGVGNRKAFTELLENIDTDQNLRGDYALLVLDIDNFKRINDSLGHVAGDQLLTKLTCRLKQFSLKNNTNKSNNSPSDVYRLSGDEFALVLHGDDLNRAQLLPLVQEMVTHCQQEYRVANGSYFTTVSIGIALYSDAGQQVDLWYRNADVAMYRAKLKGKNRIQWYDQRLDEEMIRHHKIEQELAFVLNKKQLSLYYQPKVDIKTNRIEHAEALIRWLHPQLGMITPDEFVNVAEKSQQIIPIGRWVIYTACQQAKAWFEEGRQVCIAVNVSTIQFLYDDIIDVVTNALKTYQLPPQLLQLEITETTLMTELSRVTDTCQKLRAMGVQIAIDDFGTAYSSLNYLKQLPIDMIKIDKSFIDECVHDKDSHMILRTIIQLGHNLDKKVIAEGVNSQAQLALLHQEQCDLYQGYLCSPPLPADSFYQLVHQYPLDKKTA